A DNA window from Rhizobium sp. NXC14 contains the following coding sequences:
- the ruvC gene encoding crossover junction endodeoxyribonuclease RuvC, with protein sequence MQNTIRIIGIDPGLRRTGWGIIDTLGNSLKFVASGTVTSDGEMDLASRLCQLHDGLADIVHSYQPDEAAVEQTFVNKDAVATLKLGQARGIAMLVPARAGLPVSEYAPNAVKKAVIGVGHGEKQQIHMMLKILMPKVEFKGNDAADALAIAICHAHNRGGHRMRQAMAG encoded by the coding sequence ATGCAAAATACGATTCGCATCATCGGTATCGATCCCGGTCTTCGCCGCACTGGCTGGGGAATCATCGACACATTAGGCAATTCCCTGAAATTCGTGGCCTCAGGGACGGTGACCTCAGATGGCGAGATGGATCTCGCCTCCCGCCTCTGCCAGTTGCATGATGGGTTGGCCGACATCGTCCATAGCTACCAGCCAGATGAAGCCGCCGTCGAACAAACCTTCGTCAACAAGGACGCGGTGGCGACCCTGAAGCTCGGCCAGGCCCGCGGCATCGCCATGCTAGTGCCGGCGCGCGCTGGATTGCCGGTTTCCGAATATGCCCCGAACGCGGTGAAGAAGGCGGTCATCGGTGTCGGTCACGGCGAAAAGCAGCAGATTCACATGATGTTGAAGATCCTGATGCCGAAGGTCGAATTCAAAGGTAATGACGCCGCCGACGCCTTGGCGATCGCAATTTGTCATGCTCACAATCGCGGCGGCCACCGGATGCGTCAAGCGATGGCCGGATAA
- a CDS encoding AbrB/MazE/SpoVT family DNA-binding domain-containing protein, translating into MRVTEKGQVTIPKDIRDRLKIGPGSEVDFIADEKGARLVVLSSRTESSQDDFESWLGSMSGTFDTNGMTTDEFMEWLRGPRDDLSPR; encoded by the coding sequence ATGCGCGTGACCGAAAAAGGCCAGGTGACCATTCCCAAGGACATCAGGGATCGCTTGAAGATCGGCCCGGGATCCGAGGTCGATTTCATTGCGGATGAAAAGGGCGCCCGCCTCGTCGTTCTGTCCAGCCGCACGGAATCATCGCAGGACGATTTTGAATCCTGGCTCGGCAGCATGAGCGGTACTTTCGACACCAACGGCATGACCACCGATGAATTCATGGAATGGCTGAGGGGACCACGCGATGACCTCAGTCCTCGTTGA
- a CDS encoding type II toxin-antitoxin system VapC family toxin → MTSVLVDTNIFIDIFGPDNPFRQWSARALSALRPESQFIMTPVVWAELASMTPREETLAFLLSRLNLIREALPFSAAYRAGMAHAQYRRSGGPRERTLPDFFIGAHAVVRSHRLLTRDGARYRSYFPELDIISPETHP, encoded by the coding sequence ATGACCTCAGTCCTCGTTGATACGAACATCTTCATCGATATCTTCGGCCCGGACAATCCTTTCAGGCAATGGTCCGCACGCGCATTGAGCGCATTGCGCCCGGAATCACAATTCATCATGACACCCGTCGTCTGGGCGGAGCTGGCAAGCATGACCCCGCGCGAGGAAACGCTTGCGTTTCTCCTGTCACGGTTAAACCTGATCCGTGAGGCCCTGCCGTTTTCCGCCGCTTACCGGGCCGGCATGGCGCACGCACAGTACCGGAGGAGCGGCGGCCCGCGCGAGCGCACCCTGCCGGATTTTTTCATCGGTGCGCACGCCGTCGTTCGATCGCATCGTCTTCTGACACGCGATGGCGCGCGCTACCGCTCCTATTTCCCGGAATTGGACATCATTTCTCCCGAAACGCACCCTTGA
- the ruvA gene encoding Holliday junction branch migration protein RuvA, with translation MIGKLKGTIDEIGEDYVLVDVHGVCYVAYCSARTLSKLGSAGEACVLFIETYVREDQLKLFGFMTALEREWFNLLQSVQGVGAKVALAVLSTLTPGELANAIALQDRAAVSRAPGVGPKVAMRLVTELKNRAPAYAGEAINIALKQELGEGVAAAPVADAVSALTNLGYSRDQAANAVASALKTAGEGADSAKLIRLGLKELAR, from the coding sequence ATGATCGGCAAGCTGAAAGGCACTATAGACGAGATCGGCGAAGACTACGTGCTCGTCGATGTGCACGGCGTCTGCTACGTCGCCTATTGCTCGGCCCGAACGCTGTCGAAGCTCGGCTCGGCCGGCGAGGCCTGCGTACTGTTCATAGAGACTTATGTTCGCGAGGATCAGCTCAAGCTCTTCGGCTTCATGACCGCACTGGAGCGGGAATGGTTCAACCTGCTGCAGAGCGTCCAGGGCGTCGGCGCCAAGGTGGCGCTCGCCGTGCTCTCGACGCTGACGCCGGGCGAGCTTGCCAATGCGATCGCCCTGCAGGACCGCGCCGCCGTCTCGCGCGCACCGGGCGTCGGCCCGAAAGTGGCGATGCGTCTCGTCACCGAACTGAAGAACCGCGCGCCCGCCTATGCCGGGGAAGCGATCAATATCGCCCTCAAGCAGGAACTCGGCGAAGGTGTCGCCGCCGCACCGGTTGCCGATGCGGTGTCCGCGCTGACCAACCTCGGCTACAGCAGAGATCAGGCTGCGAATGCCGTCGCCTCGGCATTGAAAACGGCTGGCGAAGGCGCAGACAGCGCCAAGCTGATCAGGCTCGGATTGAAAGAACTGGCACGGTGA
- the ruvB gene encoding Holliday junction branch migration DNA helicase RuvB, whose translation MSEPARLISPEKRGEDLDVTLRPQSLDEFTGQAEARANLKIFIEAAKNRGEALDHVLFVGPPGLGKTTLAQIMAKELGVNFRSTSGPVIAKAGDLAALLTNLEERDVLFIDEIHRLNPAVEEILYPAMEDFQLDLIIGEGPAARSVKIDLSKFTLVAATTRLGLLTTPLRDRFGIPVRLSFYTVEELELIVRRGARLMNLPMTEEGAREIARRARGTPRIAGRLLRRVRDFAEVARAEAVTREIADEALTRLLVDNVGFDQLDKRYLNMIAVNFGGGPVGIETIAAGLSEPRDAIEDIIEPYMIQQGFIQRTPRGRVLTAIAWKHLGMQPPKEMEAAQFRLFQEDD comes from the coding sequence ATGAGCGAGCCCGCCCGCCTGATATCGCCGGAAAAGCGGGGTGAAGACCTTGATGTCACCCTACGCCCGCAATCGCTGGACGAGTTCACCGGCCAGGCTGAGGCGCGCGCCAATCTCAAGATCTTCATCGAGGCGGCGAAGAACCGCGGCGAGGCACTGGATCATGTGCTGTTCGTCGGCCCGCCCGGCCTCGGCAAGACGACGCTGGCGCAGATCATGGCGAAGGAGCTCGGTGTCAACTTCCGATCGACATCCGGTCCTGTCATCGCCAAGGCCGGCGATCTCGCCGCCCTGCTTACCAACCTCGAGGAGCGCGACGTACTCTTCATCGACGAGATCCATCGCCTCAACCCCGCGGTCGAAGAAATCCTCTATCCCGCTATGGAGGATTTCCAACTGGACCTGATCATCGGTGAAGGCCCTGCCGCTCGCTCGGTGAAGATCGACCTCTCGAAATTCACGCTTGTCGCCGCCACTACCCGCCTCGGCCTGCTGACGACACCGCTGCGCGATCGTTTCGGCATCCCGGTACGTCTCAGCTTCTATACCGTCGAGGAACTGGAGCTGATCGTGCGCCGCGGCGCGCGGCTGATGAACCTGCCGATGACCGAAGAAGGCGCCCGCGAGATCGCCAGGCGCGCCCGCGGCACGCCGCGCATTGCGGGCCGGCTGCTGCGGCGCGTGCGTGATTTCGCCGAAGTGGCAAGGGCCGAGGCCGTCACCCGCGAGATCGCCGACGAAGCGCTGACCCGCCTGCTGGTCGACAATGTCGGTTTCGACCAGCTCGACAAACGTTACCTCAACATGATCGCCGTCAATTTCGGCGGCGGACCGGTCGGTATCGAAACCATCGCCGCCGGCCTTTCGGAACCGCGCGACGCGATCGAGGACATTATCGAGCCCTACATGATCCAGCAGGGTTTCATTCAGCGTACGCCGCGCGGCCGCGTTCTGACCGCAATCGCGTGGAAACATCTGGGAATGCAACCGCCCAAGGAGATGGAGGCTGCGCAGTTCCGGCTGTTCCAGGAGGACGACTGA
- a CDS encoding metallophosphoesterase, with translation MITRRGFFNVLGGGVAGVMALGGYAFAYEPLARLGITRYRLTPPGWTSGLKLRVVALADIHACEPWMSANRITSICHRANELEGDVTVLLGDYASGMNMVTQYVHSSQWSKALAALQAPLGVHAIMGNHDWWEDRTAQKNGGMETFGHRALADVGIPVYSNRAVRLEKDGRGFWLAGLEDQLALLPGRKWGRTRMTGLDDLDGTMAQVTDDAPVILLAHEPDIFPRVPERVSVTLSGHTHGGQIRFFGRSPIVPSRYGDRYAYGHIVEEGRNIIISGGLGCSIAPVRFGVPPEIVVIDLG, from the coding sequence GTGATCACCCGCCGCGGATTTTTCAACGTTCTTGGCGGGGGTGTCGCAGGCGTCATGGCGCTCGGCGGTTATGCCTTCGCCTATGAACCGCTGGCGCGGCTCGGCATCACCCGCTACCGACTGACGCCGCCGGGATGGACATCGGGGCTGAAGCTTCGCGTTGTCGCACTCGCCGATATCCATGCCTGCGAACCCTGGATGTCGGCAAACCGCATTACCTCGATCTGCCACCGGGCCAATGAACTCGAAGGCGACGTGACCGTCCTGCTCGGCGATTACGCCTCGGGCATGAACATGGTGACGCAGTACGTGCATTCGAGCCAATGGTCCAAGGCGCTGGCCGCACTCCAGGCACCACTCGGCGTCCACGCAATCATGGGCAATCACGACTGGTGGGAAGACAGGACCGCCCAGAAGAACGGCGGGATGGAAACCTTCGGGCACCGGGCTCTTGCCGATGTCGGCATCCCTGTCTACAGCAACCGCGCCGTCCGGCTCGAAAAGGATGGCCGCGGCTTCTGGCTCGCAGGGCTCGAAGATCAGCTGGCGCTGCTCCCGGGCAGGAAATGGGGTCGCACACGCATGACCGGCCTCGACGATCTCGATGGAACGATGGCTCAGGTCACTGATGACGCGCCCGTCATCCTACTTGCCCATGAGCCCGATATATTTCCTCGCGTGCCCGAGCGCGTCTCGGTGACGCTCTCGGGTCACACCCATGGCGGACAGATCCGCTTCTTCGGTCGTTCACCGATTGTCCCGTCGCGCTACGGCGATCGCTACGCCTATGGCCATATCGTCGAGGAGGGGCGTAATATCATCATTTCCGGTGGGCTCGGCTGCTCCATTGCTCCTGTCCGCTTCGGCGTACCGCCGGAAATCGTCGTAATCGATCTCGGATAA
- a CDS encoding NUDIX hydrolase — protein sequence MSKRTPIRLTQGAARFNYRIAGLGFRDGHVLVHRAVHEPFWTFPGSRAEIGETSEETLKREMVEEIGLKVTVLRLLWIVENFFHYEQRDWHELGFYYLMEIPAEFPFQPHEIIHRVEDGDNHLEFKWVPATRAALTALDIPPYFIADEIENLSGAPRHLVWLDGNLDD from the coding sequence ATGAGCAAGCGCACTCCCATCCGCCTGACTCAGGGTGCTGCGCGTTTCAATTACCGCATTGCCGGCCTCGGCTTTCGCGATGGGCACGTGCTTGTTCATCGCGCCGTGCACGAGCCCTTCTGGACCTTTCCGGGCAGTCGGGCGGAAATCGGCGAGACGTCGGAGGAAACGCTGAAACGCGAGATGGTGGAGGAGATTGGCCTCAAGGTCACCGTCTTGCGCCTGCTCTGGATCGTCGAGAACTTTTTCCACTACGAACAACGCGACTGGCATGAACTCGGCTTCTATTATCTGATGGAAATCCCGGCGGAATTTCCCTTTCAGCCGCATGAGATCATCCATCGCGTCGAAGATGGCGACAACCATCTCGAATTCAAATGGGTGCCGGCAACGCGCGCGGCCCTGACCGCGCTCGACATCCCGCCCTATTTCATCGCTGATGAAATCGAGAACCTGTCCGGGGCACCACGTCATCTCGTCTGGCTCGACGGCAATCTCGATGACTGA
- a CDS encoding DinB family protein, whose protein sequence is MSTFDPARAFRKFAYNNAFANHRLLHACAALKAGEFEAPRTSFFPSIKETLNHIITVDWFYVDGMEGGTLGFQAFEVDEPFDDVESLTQAQAKVDQRLIDLCEVLTPERLISIVSLHRGDRIQQERMDDVLAHLFQHQTHHRGQVHAMLAGTSVAPPQLDEFIVADDARFRGRELAELGWSEERLMR, encoded by the coding sequence ATGTCGACCTTCGATCCCGCCAGGGCGTTTCGCAAGTTTGCCTATAACAACGCCTTTGCCAACCACCGGCTGCTTCACGCCTGCGCGGCGTTGAAGGCGGGCGAATTCGAAGCGCCGCGCACGAGCTTCTTTCCGTCGATCAAGGAGACCCTGAATCATATCATCACCGTCGACTGGTTCTATGTCGACGGCATGGAAGGTGGCACGCTCGGCTTCCAGGCTTTCGAGGTGGACGAACCGTTCGACGATGTCGAGTCACTGACCCAAGCGCAGGCAAAGGTCGATCAGCGCCTGATCGACCTTTGCGAAGTCCTGACGCCGGAAAGGCTGATCTCGATCGTCAGTCTCCATCGCGGCGATCGTATTCAGCAGGAGCGGATGGACGACGTGCTTGCCCACCTTTTTCAGCATCAGACCCATCATCGCGGCCAGGTCCATGCAATGCTTGCCGGCACCAGCGTTGCCCCGCCGCAGCTCGACGAATTCATCGTCGCCGATGATGCGCGGTTTCGCGGCAGGGAACTCGCCGAACTCGGCTGGAGTGAAGAACGGCTGATGCGTTAA
- a CDS encoding AcvB/VirJ family lysyl-phosphatidylglycerol hydrolase → MIRTILLATACVCMLAAAPADAAEETTQSFESGLIPSPHIFLPEGEVKGTVMLISDAAGWGDYEKAEADRLVAEGAVVIGVDFPSYMQALSRYDVSLNDGCIYMVSDIESLSQQVQRATGNNAYHLPIVAGIGEGGALALAIAAQTPDATIGQTLAVDPLAGIPLTKELCTPASKKVIGQRTVYGLSDGALPDPIISVFTPKADKDGRAHAEALQKAHSEIEIRDSTDDAQTVFGDTLDDLVTASGAFGNPLGLPLAVLEATPAFDTMAVIYSGDGGWRDIDKEVGGTLQKEGIPVVGVDSLHYFWSERKPEETANDLSKIIDFYRKQWKVKHVLLVGYSFGADVVPATYQLLKPAEKSSVVQLSLLSLSHQVDYVISVLGWLGQKTEGAGGDPVSDLKNVDPKLVQCIYGKEDDDDVACPALKNSGAEVVELPGDHHFDENYDLLTKSIIDGLKRRLQD, encoded by the coding sequence ATGATCAGGACAATCCTTCTTGCCACGGCATGCGTCTGCATGCTCGCGGCCGCGCCGGCTGATGCCGCCGAGGAAACCACGCAGAGCTTCGAAAGTGGGCTCATCCCATCGCCGCACATCTTCCTGCCGGAAGGGGAGGTGAAGGGCACCGTGATGCTGATCTCGGATGCCGCCGGCTGGGGCGATTATGAGAAGGCCGAGGCCGACAGGCTGGTCGCCGAAGGCGCTGTCGTCATCGGCGTCGACTTTCCCTCTTATATGCAGGCGCTCAGCCGCTACGACGTCAGCCTCAACGACGGCTGCATCTACATGGTCTCGGATATCGAATCGCTGAGCCAGCAGGTTCAGCGCGCGACCGGCAACAATGCCTATCACCTGCCGATCGTCGCCGGCATCGGCGAGGGCGGGGCCTTGGCCTTGGCGATCGCGGCTCAGACGCCGGATGCGACGATCGGTCAGACGCTTGCGGTCGATCCGCTGGCCGGCATTCCGCTAACCAAGGAGCTTTGCACGCCGGCTTCCAAGAAGGTGATCGGCCAACGCACGGTCTATGGCCTCAGCGACGGCGCCCTGCCGGATCCGATCATATCAGTTTTCACGCCTAAAGCTGACAAGGACGGCCGGGCGCATGCCGAGGCGCTACAGAAAGCCCATTCCGAGATCGAGATCCGCGATTCCACAGACGATGCACAGACGGTATTCGGCGACACGCTCGATGACCTCGTCACTGCCTCCGGCGCCTTCGGCAATCCGCTCGGCCTGCCGCTGGCGGTGCTGGAAGCAACGCCTGCCTTTGATACGATGGCCGTGATCTATTCCGGCGACGGCGGTTGGCGCGACATCGACAAGGAGGTCGGCGGCACGCTGCAAAAAGAAGGCATTCCCGTCGTCGGCGTTGATTCACTTCATTATTTCTGGTCGGAGCGCAAGCCCGAGGAGACGGCCAACGATCTTTCGAAGATCATCGATTTCTATCGTAAGCAGTGGAAGGTGAAGCATGTTCTGCTCGTCGGCTACTCTTTCGGCGCCGATGTCGTGCCCGCTACCTATCAGCTGCTCAAACCGGCCGAGAAGTCCTCCGTGGTGCAGTTGTCGCTGCTGTCGCTCTCGCACCAAGTTGATTACGTCATCTCCGTTCTCGGCTGGCTCGGCCAGAAGACCGAAGGGGCAGGGGGAGATCCGGTCAGCGACCTGAAGAACGTCGATCCGAAGTTGGTGCAGTGCATCTACGGCAAGGAAGATGACGATGATGTCGCTTGTCCGGCACTCAAAAATAGCGGCGCCGAAGTGGTCGAACTGCCCGGCGACCATCATTTTGATGAGAACTACGATCTTCTCACCAAGTCAATCATCGATGGGCTGAAGAGACGGCTGCAGGATTAA
- the mprF gene encoding bifunctional lysylphosphatidylglycerol flippase/synthetase MprF, producing MSGHGNLEEIEATDGFSFRTLFRRYRTPLTAAATLIVFCLVGYAIMQLTNEVRYDDVVAALAATRPSAILLALFFTALSFLSLVFYDLNAIEYIGKKLPFPHVALTAFSAYAVGNTAGFGALSGGAIRYRAYTRLGLSPEDIGRIIAFVTLSFGLGLAAVASIALIIIASEIGPLVGVSPFLLRLIAGSIIAILGSVMIIGREGRVLDFGAVAIRLPDSRTWSRQFLVTAFDIAASASVLYVLLPQTAIGWPVFLAVYAIAVGLGVLSHVPAGLGVFETVIIASLGSAVNIDAVLGSLVLYRLIYHVLPLLIAVLAVSAAELRRFVDHPAASSVRRIGGRLMPQLLSTLALLLGVMLVFSSVTPTPDQNLEFLSNYLPLPMVEGAHFLSSLLGLALVVAARGLGQRLDGAWWVAVFSAVAALTLSLLKAIALVEAAFLAFLIFGLFVSRRLFTRHASLLNQAMTASWLMAIAVIVVGAVVILLFVYRDVEYSNELWWQFEFTAEAPRGLRALLGITIISSAIAIFSLLRPAAFRPEPATEEALTRAVDIVRKQGNADANLVRMGDKSIMFSEKGDAFIMYGRQGRSWIALFDPIGDHRAVQELVWRFVEAARAAGCRAVFYQISPALLSHCADAGLRAFKLGELAVVDLRTFEMKGGKWANLRQTASRAQRDGLEFAVVGPEDVPDIIDDLAAVSTAWLEHHNAKEKGFSLGSFDPDYVSSQPVGILKKDGKIVAFANILVTESREESTIDLMRFSPDAPKGSMDFLFVQIMEYLRNQGFTHFNLGMAPLSGMSKREAAPVWDRIGSTIFEHGERFYNFKGLRAFKSKFHPHWQPRYLAVSGGGNPMIALMDATFLIGGGLKGVVRK from the coding sequence ATGTCGGGTCACGGCAATTTGGAAGAGATCGAGGCGACGGACGGTTTTTCTTTTCGCACGCTTTTCAGACGTTACAGAACGCCGCTCACTGCGGCAGCGACGCTTATCGTCTTCTGTCTCGTCGGTTACGCGATCATGCAGCTTACCAACGAGGTGCGCTATGACGATGTCGTCGCAGCGCTGGCTGCGACGAGGCCGAGCGCGATCCTGCTTGCTCTGTTCTTCACGGCGCTGAGTTTCCTTTCGCTGGTCTTCTATGATCTCAATGCGATCGAATATATCGGCAAGAAGCTGCCCTTTCCGCATGTGGCGCTGACGGCATTCAGCGCCTATGCCGTCGGCAACACCGCCGGCTTCGGCGCACTGTCGGGCGGGGCGATCCGCTATCGCGCCTATACGCGCCTCGGGCTCTCGCCGGAAGATATCGGCCGCATCATCGCCTTCGTCACGCTCTCCTTCGGCCTTGGGCTGGCGGCCGTCGCGTCGATCGCCCTCATCATCATCGCCAGCGAGATCGGGCCGCTGGTCGGTGTCAGTCCATTTCTTCTGCGGCTGATTGCCGGCTCGATCATCGCCATTCTCGGGTCTGTAATGATCATCGGCCGCGAGGGTCGTGTGCTCGATTTCGGCGCCGTGGCAATCCGCCTGCCGGACTCGCGCACCTGGTCGCGCCAATTTCTGGTCACCGCCTTCGATATTGCCGCCTCCGCGTCGGTGCTCTACGTGCTCTTGCCGCAGACGGCGATTGGATGGCCGGTCTTCCTCGCCGTCTATGCGATCGCCGTCGGTCTCGGCGTGCTCAGCCACGTTCCGGCCGGGCTCGGCGTGTTCGAGACCGTGATCATCGCTTCGCTCGGCAGCGCGGTGAATATCGACGCGGTGCTGGGATCGCTGGTGCTCTACCGGCTGATCTACCATGTCTTGCCGCTGTTGATCGCCGTGCTCGCGGTCTCGGCGGCGGAGTTGCGCCGTTTCGTCGATCACCCCGCCGCCTCCAGCGTCCGCCGTATCGGCGGACGGCTGATGCCGCAGCTGTTGTCAACCTTGGCGCTGCTGCTCGGCGTCATGCTGGTGTTTTCGAGCGTCACGCCGACGCCGGACCAGAACCTGGAATTTCTTTCCAACTATCTGCCGTTGCCGATGGTCGAAGGGGCGCACTTCCTCTCCAGCCTGCTCGGGCTCGCGCTGGTGGTCGCGGCGCGCGGCCTCGGTCAGAGGCTCGACGGCGCATGGTGGGTGGCCGTGTTTTCGGCCGTTGCCGCATTGACCTTGTCGCTTCTGAAGGCAATTGCCCTCGTCGAAGCAGCCTTTCTCGCCTTTCTCATCTTCGGGCTCTTCGTTAGCCGGCGGCTCTTCACCCGGCATGCATCGCTGCTCAACCAGGCGATGACGGCATCCTGGCTGATGGCGATCGCCGTGATCGTCGTTGGCGCCGTCGTCATCCTGCTCTTCGTCTATCGCGATGTCGAATACAGCAACGAACTCTGGTGGCAGTTCGAATTCACCGCCGAGGCGCCGCGGGGACTGCGCGCCTTGCTCGGCATCACCATCATCTCCTCGGCGATCGCCATTTTCAGCCTGCTCCGACCGGCTGCTTTCCGGCCCGAGCCGGCGACAGAGGAGGCGCTGACGCGTGCCGTCGACATTGTCAGGAAGCAGGGCAATGCCGATGCCAATCTGGTGCGCATGGGCGACAAGAGCATCATGTTTTCGGAAAAGGGCGACGCTTTCATCATGTACGGCCGGCAGGGCCGCTCATGGATCGCACTGTTCGACCCGATTGGCGATCATCGCGCCGTGCAGGAACTTGTCTGGCGGTTCGTCGAAGCGGCGCGCGCTGCCGGCTGCCGCGCCGTCTTCTACCAGATTTCGCCGGCGCTGCTTTCCCATTGCGCCGATGCCGGCCTCCGCGCCTTCAAGCTCGGCGAACTGGCGGTGGTTGACCTCCGGACCTTCGAAATGAAGGGCGGCAAATGGGCGAACCTTCGCCAGACGGCGAGCCGAGCCCAGCGCGACGGGCTGGAATTCGCGGTGGTAGGGCCCGAGGACGTGCCTGATATCATCGATGATCTCGCCGCCGTTTCCACGGCCTGGCTCGAACATCACAATGCCAAGGAAAAAGGCTTCTCGCTCGGTTCCTTCGATCCCGATTACGTTTCCTCGCAACCGGTCGGCATCCTGAAGAAGGACGGCAAGATCGTCGCCTTCGCCAATATCCTCGTCACCGAATCACGCGAGGAGAGCACGATCGATCTCATGCGCTTCTCGCCGGACGCGCCGAAGGGCTCAATGGACTTTCTCTTCGTGCAGATCATGGAATATCTGCGTAACCAGGGTTTCACCCACTTCAATCTCGGCATGGCGCCTCTCTCCGGCATGTCGAAACGCGAAGCAGCGCCCGTCTGGGACCGTATCGGTAGCACCATCTTCGAGCACGGCGAGCGCTTCTATAACTTCAAAGGCCTTCGGGCATTCAAATCCAAGTTTCATCCGCACTGGCAACCGCGCTATCTTGCGGTTTCCGGAGGAGGCAATCCGATGATCGCGTTGATGGACGCGACATTTCTGATCGGGGGCGGATTGAAAGGGGTAGTGAGAAAATGA